One window of the Burkholderia ubonensis subsp. mesacidophila genome contains the following:
- a CDS encoding RHS repeat-associated core domain-containing protein encodes MFEAARVTDPIEHTSALAGFLIGAVIGVALIAAVAFATFTCGFGVALLAGLAAGVGASAILSLGEAIGKMFSSPSGAIITGSANVFINGKPAAYATLSGTACDKHNPVPLVAQGSTNVFINGRPAARKDDKITCGASIGDGSHDTFIHGGTETYLPVDDEVPPWLRTTVDWAFALAGLVGGLAGLVKAAGGLSRAVLPCAAKFIGGFVLGEAVGRYVAGPVINRAIGGMFGNPVDVTTGRKILLAESETDYVIPSPLPVAIKRFYSSGLDHAGTLGRGWVLPWDLRLQARDGRLWYTDAQGRESGFPLVRKGQSSFSESEQRYLTCTPDGRYVLHDVGETYYDFGRLDPDTDRVAWVHRIEDQAGQWMQFERDSHGRVREILTCGGIQAVLDYEAVHGRLATIALVHGDERRPIVAYGYDDNGQMASVTDANGAVVRRFTYADGLMTSHTNALGFVSSYKWAALGGQPRVVATQTSEGEHWTFEYDLDARESRVRHLDGRTARWRYDAQFQIVECADLDGAQYRIEYNDAGMPTAFLLPGERKVALEYDDAGRIVAETDPLGRTTRTRYDGNSLRPVEITAPDGGVWQAEYDRQGRLVLSRDPLGRTNRYEYPDGLTSQPAAHVDARGGRKVLAWNRLGQLVAYTDCSGKTTRSEFDAFGLPVATENALRQRVSYAMRPTGEPVRIAYPDGSEESFEYDAAGLVVRHVGLGGRIRQSIRNARGQLREAIDPAGRRLEYRYDAEGRLFELLNDHARYAFAYDAGGRLLSETRPDGVKRRFVYDDAGGLRELTIVGAADDANRRDADAIRVLRFERDLMGNLTAQHTPTDVTRYERDAGDRLLSVERMPTDAGVALGIEPDAVRFEYDKGGRLFAEHGVNGTVGYALDELDNVSTLSLPHGQTLQMLRYGSGHVHQIRCGDQVVSDFERDDLHREILRTQGRLVERSGYDLLGRKLWQAAGLSPETTGRMRGQLWRNYGYDAVGELTEMSDSLRGSTQYGYDRAGQLMRQYRTADRHLEEFAWDAAGNLLDDGQRRSRGYVEGNRLRMWQDLRFAYDAFGNLATKRQGPNRTQRFSYDGQDRLIVVRTEDASGAVEARFEYDPLGRRTAKTETCFDLRGVELRAERKRFVWEGLRLAQEIRETGVSSYVYSPDAPYTPAARVDAVIADAVAAVAIDKAKHAARVYHFHTDLVGAPLEVTDEAGEVAWAGRYSAWGKVEAGDRQLAAPRTEQPLRYAGQYADDSTGLHYNTFRFYDPDVGRFVNQDPIGLWGGENLYSYAPNPTIWTDALGLARTPGHFLEWMWQRPSTGQYMEGIEFSGSDNPKPGRLTFTQQLDVHTEAKVLEKLKDSVQAGDKLHFRGTKDPCNPGGRGCSAKMSRFAHEHGVEITYENKTTGKVHKYGC; translated from the coding sequence ATGTTCGAGGCCGCACGCGTCACCGATCCGATCGAGCACACCAGCGCGCTCGCGGGTTTCCTGATCGGCGCCGTCATCGGCGTCGCGCTGATCGCCGCGGTCGCGTTCGCGACCTTCACGTGCGGCTTCGGCGTGGCGCTGCTGGCGGGCTTGGCCGCCGGCGTCGGCGCCAGCGCGATCCTGTCGCTAGGAGAAGCGATAGGGAAGATGTTCAGTTCTCCGTCTGGTGCGATCATCACCGGCTCCGCCAACGTCTTCATCAACGGCAAACCCGCCGCGTACGCCACGCTGAGCGGCACGGCTTGCGACAAGCACAATCCGGTGCCGCTCGTCGCGCAGGGGTCGACCAACGTCTTCATCAACGGGCGGCCCGCCGCGCGCAAGGACGACAAGATCACGTGCGGCGCGTCGATCGGCGATGGTTCGCACGACACCTTCATTCACGGCGGCACGGAAACCTACCTGCCGGTAGACGACGAGGTGCCGCCGTGGCTCCGTACCACGGTCGACTGGGCATTCGCGCTGGCGGGGCTGGTCGGCGGGCTCGCAGGGCTCGTGAAGGCCGCCGGCGGACTGTCGCGCGCGGTCCTGCCGTGCGCGGCGAAGTTCATCGGCGGCTTCGTGCTCGGCGAGGCCGTGGGGCGCTACGTGGCCGGTCCCGTGATCAATCGTGCGATTGGCGGGATGTTCGGCAATCCTGTCGACGTCACGACCGGGCGCAAGATCCTGCTCGCCGAATCGGAAACCGATTACGTCATTCCGAGCCCGCTGCCGGTCGCGATCAAGCGCTTCTATTCGAGCGGCCTCGACCATGCCGGAACGCTCGGCCGCGGCTGGGTGCTGCCGTGGGACCTGCGGCTGCAGGCGCGCGACGGACGGCTCTGGTACACGGACGCGCAGGGCCGCGAAAGCGGGTTTCCGCTGGTTCGCAAGGGGCAGTCGTCGTTCAGCGAGAGCGAGCAGCGCTATCTGACCTGCACGCCCGATGGCCGTTACGTGCTGCACGACGTCGGCGAAACGTATTACGACTTCGGGCGGCTCGATCCCGACACGGACCGGGTTGCGTGGGTGCACCGCATCGAAGACCAGGCCGGGCAGTGGATGCAGTTCGAGCGCGACAGTCACGGGCGCGTGCGCGAGATCCTCACGTGCGGCGGCATTCAGGCGGTGCTCGATTACGAGGCCGTCCACGGGCGTCTCGCGACGATCGCGCTCGTCCATGGTGACGAGCGCCGTCCCATCGTCGCGTATGGATACGACGACAACGGGCAGATGGCGTCGGTGACGGACGCGAACGGCGCGGTCGTGCGCCGCTTTACGTACGCCGACGGCTTGATGACGAGCCACACGAACGCGCTGGGATTCGTGTCGAGCTACAAGTGGGCGGCGCTCGGCGGGCAGCCGCGCGTCGTTGCGACGCAGACCAGCGAGGGCGAGCACTGGACGTTCGAATACGATCTCGACGCGCGCGAAAGCCGCGTTCGCCATCTCGACGGACGCACGGCGCGCTGGCGTTACGACGCGCAGTTCCAGATCGTCGAATGCGCGGACCTCGACGGCGCGCAATACCGGATCGAGTACAACGACGCCGGCATGCCGACCGCGTTCCTGTTGCCGGGCGAGCGCAAGGTTGCGCTGGAATACGACGACGCGGGGCGCATCGTGGCCGAGACCGATCCGCTCGGGCGCACGACGCGCACGCGGTACGACGGCAACAGCCTGCGTCCGGTGGAAATCACCGCGCCGGACGGCGGCGTCTGGCAGGCGGAGTACGACCGTCAGGGGCGCCTGGTGCTCAGCCGCGATCCGCTTGGCCGGACCAACCGGTACGAGTATCCCGATGGACTGACGTCGCAACCCGCCGCGCATGTCGATGCGCGCGGCGGGCGCAAGGTGCTGGCGTGGAACCGGCTCGGTCAGCTCGTCGCCTATACGGATTGCTCGGGGAAGACGACGCGCAGCGAGTTCGACGCGTTCGGATTGCCAGTCGCGACGGAAAACGCATTGCGACAGCGCGTGTCGTACGCGATGCGGCCGACCGGCGAGCCGGTGCGCATCGCCTATCCTGACGGCAGCGAGGAGTCCTTCGAATACGATGCGGCCGGGCTCGTCGTGCGGCATGTCGGATTGGGCGGACGCATCCGTCAATCGATCCGCAATGCGCGCGGCCAGTTGCGCGAAGCGATCGATCCGGCGGGGCGCCGGCTCGAGTATCGCTACGATGCCGAAGGGCGGCTGTTCGAGCTGCTGAACGATCATGCGCGCTATGCGTTTGCCTATGACGCGGGCGGGCGTTTGCTGTCCGAGACGCGGCCGGATGGCGTGAAGCGGCGCTTCGTCTATGACGATGCCGGCGGGCTGCGGGAGCTGACGATCGTCGGGGCGGCCGACGATGCGAATCGTCGTGACGCGGACGCGATTCGGGTGCTTCGCTTCGAGCGCGACTTGATGGGGAATCTGACGGCGCAGCACACGCCGACCGACGTGACCCGCTATGAGCGTGACGCGGGAGACCGGCTGCTTTCAGTCGAGCGGATGCCGACCGATGCGGGTGTCGCGCTCGGTATCGAACCGGATGCGGTCAGGTTCGAATACGACAAGGGCGGGCGGCTGTTTGCCGAGCATGGCGTGAACGGCACGGTCGGGTACGCGCTGGACGAGCTGGACAACGTATCGACGCTTTCGTTGCCGCATGGGCAGACGCTGCAGATGCTGCGGTACGGCTCGGGCCACGTGCACCAGATTCGCTGCGGCGACCAGGTGGTCAGCGATTTCGAACGGGACGACCTGCATCGCGAGATCTTGCGGACGCAAGGGCGTCTGGTCGAACGGTCGGGTTATGACTTGCTGGGACGCAAGCTGTGGCAGGCGGCCGGGTTGTCGCCGGAGACGACTGGCCGGATGCGTGGGCAGTTGTGGCGCAACTATGGCTACGACGCGGTCGGCGAGCTGACGGAGATGAGCGACAGCCTGCGGGGCAGCACGCAATACGGCTATGACCGGGCGGGCCAGTTGATGCGGCAGTACCGCACGGCGGACCGGCATCTCGAGGAATTCGCATGGGATGCGGCCGGTAATCTGCTGGATGACGGGCAGCGTCGCAGCCGCGGGTATGTGGAAGGCAACCGGCTGCGGATGTGGCAGGACTTGCGGTTTGCTTATGACGCGTTCGGCAATCTTGCGACGAAGCGGCAGGGGCCGAACCGGACGCAGCGGTTTAGCTACGATGGGCAGGATCGGTTGATCGTGGTTCGGACGGAGGATGCGAGCGGGGCGGTCGAGGCGCGGTTCGAATATGACCCGCTTGGCCGGCGGACTGCGAAGACCGAAACCTGCTTCGATCTTCGTGGCGTGGAACTGCGTGCGGAGCGCAAGCGGTTCGTGTGGGAAGGGTTGAGGCTCGCGCAGGAGATTCGCGAAACCGGCGTCAGCAGCTATGTTTACAGCCCGGATGCGCCGTATACGCCGGCAGCGCGCGTCGACGCGGTGATCGCGGACGCTGTTGCCGCGGTTGCGATCGACAAGGCGAAACACGCGGCACGGGTCTACCATTTCCATACGGATCTGGTCGGCGCGCCGCTGGAGGTGACGGACGAGGCGGGAGAGGTCGCCTGGGCCGGGCGGTATTCGGCGTGGGGGAAGGTCGAGGCTGGCGATCGGCAGCTGGCGGCGCCGCGCACCGAGCAGCCGTTGCGGTATGCGGGGCAGTATGCTGATGACAGTACGGGGCTGCATTACAACACGTTCCGGTTTTATGACCCGGATGTGGGGCGGTTCGTTAATCAGGATCCGATTGGGTTATGGGGCGGAGAGAATTTGTACTCGTATGCGCCTAATCCGACGATCTGGACTGACGCCCTTGGGCTGGCAAGAACACCCGGTCACTTTCTGGAATGGATGTGGCAGCGGCCTTCGACCGGGCAGTACATGGAAGGCATTGAATTCAGCGGGTCAGATAACCCTAAGCCAGGGCGACTTACGTTTACTCAGCAACTCGATGTTCATACTGAGGCTAAAGTTCTTGAGAAATTGAAGGATAGTGTCCAGGCGGGCGATAAACTACATTTTCGTGGAACAAAGGATCCTTGCAATCCTGGTGGCCGGGGGTGTTCTGCAAAAATGAGTCGATTTGCGCACGAGCACGGAGTCGAGATTACATACGAGAACAAGACAACCGGGAAAGTTCATAAGTACGGGTGTTAA
- a CDS encoding formylglycine-generating enzyme family protein, translating into MKDIEEKLGGQFRKINSVVHDWPRFVHESSGIVFQYVPGGTYSMGFSEGEEQSARVLSSVLQLNIDEMRPIQRKTIPDLLVSITPVLNKSVREDLVGDSYFPAYFDRSDALNFSGAMGCRLPRESEWEYLCRAGTKTLFSFGDKLPPEDELERLINSDFENLDALTCNNFGLYGMSNPEWCQEKFATSLADGAPLLDGSYVVRGGGAYFWPWQDEEWVWCVSAMRSPSSALEDGQACLRLVRDLPD; encoded by the coding sequence ATGAAAGATATCGAAGAGAAGCTGGGTGGTCAGTTTCGTAAAATAAATTCGGTGGTGCACGATTGGCCGAGATTTGTTCACGAGTCCAGTGGCATTGTTTTTCAGTACGTCCCAGGTGGAACGTACAGCATGGGGTTTTCGGAGGGGGAGGAGCAATCGGCGCGAGTGTTGTCAAGCGTCTTGCAGCTTAATATCGACGAGATGCGGCCAATTCAAAGGAAGACGATTCCTGATTTGCTGGTATCGATTACGCCTGTGCTTAACAAAAGCGTGCGTGAAGATTTGGTGGGAGATTCTTATTTTCCCGCGTATTTTGATCGATCTGATGCGCTGAATTTTTCGGGTGCAATGGGATGTCGTCTTCCGCGAGAATCGGAGTGGGAGTATCTGTGCCGAGCTGGTACTAAAACTCTATTTTCATTCGGAGATAAGCTGCCGCCAGAAGATGAATTGGAGCGCCTTATTAATTCTGACTTTGAGAATCTTGATGCTTTGACGTGCAATAATTTTGGCCTTTATGGCATGTCAAATCCGGAATGGTGTCAAGAGAAATTTGCTACAAGCCTTGCGGACGGTGCGCCATTGCTTGACGGCAGCTACGTTGTCCGTGGTGGCGGCGCCTATTTCTGGCCTTGGCAGGATGAAGAATGGGTGTGGTGCGTATCCGCGATGCGCTCGCCATCATCGGCGCTCGAAGACGGGCAAGCTTGTCTGAGGTTGGTCCGCGATCTACCAGACTGA
- a CDS encoding Imm26 family immunity protein: protein MGSIKLHGWDKKPRTPIRSLKVGDIFLMALSESSYAVGRILSKLDIGHGVEFFDLNLSEHEVAAGQIENAEMLAGPVIVDSYWVFDRKPDCDWRIVGHESGFSPSEGVNAYFSYGGAQYWKIDLFGNQVEISKREAEELPPYTPQRDAQIKKWLTPLLKKQ, encoded by the coding sequence ATGGGTTCGATCAAGTTGCATGGGTGGGATAAGAAGCCGAGAACTCCAATTCGATCTCTTAAGGTTGGGGATATATTCTTGATGGCGTTGAGTGAGTCATCTTATGCTGTTGGGAGAATATTGTCTAAGCTTGATATTGGTCATGGGGTTGAGTTTTTTGATTTGAATTTGTCTGAGCACGAAGTTGCTGCGGGCCAAATTGAGAATGCCGAGATGCTTGCTGGGCCGGTGATAGTTGATTCGTATTGGGTATTTGATAGAAAACCTGATTGCGACTGGCGCATTGTTGGGCATGAGTCAGGATTTTCTCCGTCTGAGGGGGTGAATGCATATTTTTCATATGGCGGAGCTCAGTATTGGAAAATTGATTTATTCGGTAATCAGGTTGAAATATCGAAACGGGAGGCTGAAGAGCTTCCTCCGTATACGCCGCAGCGAGATGCTCAAATCAAGAAATGGCTAACTCCGCTACTGAAAAAGCAGTGA
- a CDS encoding Imm43 family immunity protein, translating into MDARFYVVKYRPGEFGCPHLLSGAVNRDEWEWPMYVGDPFSVAVEHDYIYQLADSKASVDFDFYGSQTNFVSEQFLQVCNAMKVRYREIPLRITYDGKDVGDKRYSIFLPAEHVALLDRSNSEFSEDRDMETGGIAENNLFPGTPMYSWIKRFVPRDDCASTLFRSVEIMELVCNEKFKGEAERVALKGVEFIPIDNNYIYDPWGEVS; encoded by the coding sequence ATGGATGCTCGATTCTATGTCGTTAAATATCGCCCGGGTGAGTTTGGGTGCCCGCACCTCTTGTCCGGAGCGGTAAATCGCGATGAGTGGGAGTGGCCAATGTATGTTGGCGATCCATTCAGCGTGGCAGTGGAGCACGATTACATATATCAGCTTGCCGACTCTAAGGCTTCGGTTGATTTTGATTTTTATGGAAGTCAGACAAATTTTGTGTCGGAGCAGTTTTTGCAGGTGTGTAATGCGATGAAGGTTCGTTATCGTGAAATCCCATTGCGGATCACGTACGATGGTAAAGATGTTGGGGATAAGCGCTATTCGATATTTCTCCCGGCGGAACACGTTGCGTTGCTTGACCGAAGTAACTCTGAATTTTCGGAAGATCGGGATATGGAAACAGGAGGGATTGCTGAGAACAATCTTTTTCCCGGTACTCCAATGTACAGTTGGATCAAGCGATTTGTTCCTCGCGATGATTGTGCATCAACCTTGTTTCGAAGCGTCGAGATAATGGAGCTTGTTTGTAATGAGAAATTCAAGGGGGAGGCGGAGAGGGTGGCGTTGAAGGGCGTCGAGTTCATTCCGATAGATAACAACTACATCTATGATCCGTGGGGCGAGGTGTCGTAA
- a CDS encoding histone acetyltransferase, whose translation MRIDVQHCQNTIDDELDTLHARLHQPGHRLHGLPAVALGASGLIVRHREADGEYFLYVEDPATRQLAGYTVFNRLPEIPRRADRYLRAPHSKFRASFQRKGLATTLYRWGLDAGLCLISGARQSVGAARLWTMLAREYRHGFVDIEGRELRYLGECVSDDVHGALHTRRLLLGRGWTMGEFAEAVDMTDGPTMARDHSRCASTRWPEWPVRVPPKVDAPDAQSILPGANTIVARQAGLRSLKPNESVPHG comes from the coding sequence ATGCGCATCGACGTACAGCATTGCCAGAACACCATCGACGATGAGCTGGATACGCTCCACGCTCGTCTCCATCAACCGGGCCACCGCCTGCACGGCCTGCCGGCCGTCGCGCTCGGCGCATCGGGCCTGATCGTCCGCCATCGCGAGGCAGACGGTGAATATTTCCTCTACGTCGAAGATCCGGCGACCCGGCAGCTCGCCGGGTATACGGTGTTCAATCGACTGCCCGAAATTCCGCGCCGCGCGGATCGATACCTGCGCGCGCCTCATTCCAAATTTCGCGCTTCGTTCCAGCGCAAGGGGCTTGCGACCACGCTGTATCGGTGGGGGCTCGATGCCGGGCTGTGCCTGATCAGCGGCGCGCGGCAGTCGGTTGGAGCGGCAAGGCTGTGGACGATGCTCGCGCGGGAGTACCGGCACGGGTTCGTCGATATCGAAGGGCGGGAATTGCGTTATCTCGGCGAATGCGTGTCCGATGACGTGCATGGTGCGTTGCATACGCGGCGGTTGTTGCTTGGGAGGGGGTGGACGATGGGAGAATTTGCGGAGGCAGTCGACATGACCGACGGGCCAACCATGGCGCGCGATCACTCACGTTGCGCTTCGACGCGCTGGCCAGAGTGGCCGGTTCGCGTGCCTCCAAAGGTCGACGCCCCGGACGCTCAATCCATCTTGCCGGGAGCCAACACAATCGTGGCCAGACAAGCAGGGTTGCGCTCCTTGAAGCCAAACGAGAGCGTGCCCCATGGCTGA
- a CDS encoding isoprenylcysteine carboxylmethyltransferase family protein, which produces MNSTLEGLSALQDRPPRSATPLRAGLLGVTAGLFALWITRDQPALDGATRAVIASLAIIGTIALHELLISRVYLRPSAGLSRQAVRPLGVARVAVRLGALASVYAGIGMLYWLLPEYHGAFYLPFWSLLRALAPYVIVAAPVYFAWMDRHQRETDDAYLLWGRFLFRGEQPASWQPVREMLAGWMVKAFFLPLMTVYLSKDADHLSASLANAMHAPMSLALFVFMYDLSFTMDLMFGTVGYLCTFRILDSHVRTVEPTTLGWLAALICYQPFWSLISNNYIRYEGSLFWDNWLLSAPAIRVVWGATIIALLLCYALSTISFGLRFSNLTHRGIITSGPYRFTKHPAYIAKNLSYWMISVPFVEPLGWQVALAHCAALVAVNLIYFLRAKTEERHLMRDPDYRAYAAWVAEHGLFARIRRVFGQQRAG; this is translated from the coding sequence ATGAACTCGACGCTCGAAGGCCTCTCCGCCTTACAAGACCGGCCGCCCCGCTCCGCCACTCCGTTGCGCGCCGGCCTGCTCGGCGTCACGGCCGGCCTCTTCGCGCTGTGGATCACACGCGACCAGCCCGCCCTCGACGGCGCCACGCGCGCGGTCATCGCCAGTCTCGCGATCATCGGCACGATCGCGCTGCACGAACTCCTCATCTCGCGCGTCTACCTGCGGCCGAGCGCCGGCCTGTCACGGCAGGCCGTGCGGCCGCTCGGCGTCGCCCGCGTCGCGGTGCGTCTCGGCGCGCTCGCGTCGGTCTACGCGGGCATCGGCATGCTGTACTGGCTGCTGCCCGAGTATCACGGCGCGTTCTACCTGCCGTTCTGGTCGCTGCTGCGCGCGCTCGCGCCCTACGTGATCGTCGCCGCGCCGGTCTATTTCGCGTGGATGGACCGCCATCAGCGCGAGACCGACGACGCTTACCTGCTGTGGGGGCGCTTCCTGTTCCGCGGCGAGCAGCCCGCGAGCTGGCAGCCGGTGCGCGAGATGCTCGCCGGGTGGATGGTCAAGGCGTTCTTCCTGCCGCTGATGACCGTCTACCTGTCGAAGGACGCCGACCACCTGAGCGCATCGCTCGCGAACGCGATGCATGCGCCGATGTCGCTCGCGCTGTTCGTGTTCATGTACGACCTGTCGTTCACGATGGACCTGATGTTCGGCACCGTCGGCTACCTGTGCACGTTCCGCATCCTCGACAGCCACGTGCGCACCGTCGAGCCGACGACGCTCGGCTGGCTCGCCGCGCTGATCTGCTACCAGCCGTTCTGGTCGCTGATCTCGAACAACTACATCCGCTACGAAGGCTCGCTGTTCTGGGACAACTGGCTGCTCTCCGCGCCGGCGATCCGCGTGGTCTGGGGTGCGACGATCATCGCGCTGCTGCTGTGCTACGCGCTGTCGACGATCTCGTTCGGCCTGCGTTTCTCGAACCTGACCCACCGCGGGATCATCACGTCCGGCCCTTACCGCTTCACGAAGCATCCGGCCTACATCGCGAAGAACCTGTCGTACTGGATGATCTCGGTGCCGTTCGTCGAGCCGCTCGGCTGGCAGGTCGCGCTCGCGCATTGCGCGGCGCTGGTCGCGGTCAACCTGATCTACTTCCTGCGCGCGAAGACCGAGGAGCGCCACCTGATGCGCGATCCGGACTATCGCGCGTATGCGGCATGGGTCGCCGAGCACGGGTTGTTCGCGCGGATCCGGCGGGTGTTCGGGCAGCAGCGCGCCGGTTGA
- a CDS encoding collagen-like triple helix repeat-containing protein: MQKYFTRTTLSLAISSLLALSGCSSVDGPTTSTALKPSSSGSSGTSGSSGTSGSSGSSGSSGSSGSSGSSGSSGSSGTSGTSGTSGTSGTSGTSGTSGTSGTSGTSGTSGTSGTSGTSGTSGTSGTSGTSGTSGTSGTSGTSGTSGTSGTSGTSGTSGTSGTSGTSGTSGTSGTSGTSGTSGTSGTSGTSGTSGTSGTSGTSGTSGTSGATPLGSIFQQTGTLVTSLGTTVANGGTQVGGVSNNPAATSVGNAVTSLGNGVQSLGNGVAVGLGSIGVSANPLGPTLTSTTGLLSGTGAAVNNVGNAVTSLGAGPLSPLAPVTTTVGGLVNTVGSVINTAASGLNTTINTTPIQQLETQVGSLINPITNTLTGSVQTPGTTQNVGATTGAGTPVGNLLTTVGTGLGTAGAQIGGATTNPAGADLGNVVTQLGNTVASVGGLLGGSTGSSSSGLGGTGGTSGSGPLAPVTNLLGSLGSIGGTSGTGSGTGGTGASGPLAPVTNLLGSIGGSSTGAGGLLAPVTNLVNSLTPLGASLTGTVTAPGGGVTGNLTGALTNGPVGTLAGSLTSPAGATGAGVTASPGGVITTMTTPGGSGTSTATGGLTGGTAGTTNLLAPVTNLVGGLLGGAVPK, from the coding sequence ATGCAGAAATACTTCACAAGAACGACGCTCTCGCTCGCCATCTCGTCGCTGCTCGCGCTGTCAGGCTGCAGTTCGGTCGACGGACCGACCACGTCTACCGCGCTCAAGCCGAGCTCGTCGGGATCGTCGGGCACATCGGGGTCGTCAGGGACTTCCGGTAGTTCGGGTAGTTCGGGTAGTTCGGGTAGTTCGGGTAGTTCGGGTAGTTCGGGTAGTTCGGGTAGTTCGGGGACTTCGGGCACTTCGGGCACTTCGGGCACTTCGGGCACTTCGGGCACTTCGGGCACTTCGGGCACTTCGGGGACTTCGGGCACTTCCGGTACGTCTGGCACCTCCGGCACGTCAGGCACCTCCGGCACGTCGGGTACCTCCGGCACGTCGGGTACCTCCGGCACGTCAGGCACCTCCGGTACGTCGGGCACCTCCGGCACGTCGGGCACCTCCGGTACGTCAGGCACCTCCGGTACGTCTGGTACCTCCGGCACGTCGGGTACCTCCGGCACGTCGGGCACCTCCGGTACGTCAGGCACCTCCGGCACGTCAGGCACCTCCGGCACGTCAGGCACCTCCGGCACGTCAGGCACCTCCGGCACGTCAGGCACCTCCGGCACGTCGGGCACCTCCGGCGCCACCCCGCTCGGCAGCATCTTCCAGCAGACCGGCACCCTCGTCACGTCGCTCGGCACGACCGTCGCGAACGGCGGTACGCAAGTGGGCGGCGTGTCGAACAATCCGGCTGCCACCAGCGTCGGCAATGCGGTCACGAGCCTCGGCAACGGCGTCCAGTCCCTCGGCAACGGCGTCGCGGTCGGCCTCGGCTCGATCGGCGTGTCGGCGAATCCGCTCGGCCCGACGCTGACGTCGACGACCGGCCTGCTGAGCGGCACCGGCGCAGCCGTCAACAACGTCGGCAACGCGGTGACGAGCCTCGGCGCCGGCCCGCTGTCGCCGCTCGCGCCGGTCACGACGACCGTCGGCGGCCTCGTCAACACGGTCGGCAGCGTCATCAACACGGCAGCGTCCGGCCTCAACACCACGATCAACACCACACCGATCCAGCAGCTCGAGACGCAGGTCGGCAGCCTCATCAACCCGATCACGAACACGCTGACCGGCAGCGTCCAGACGCCCGGCACCACGCAGAACGTCGGCGCCACGACCGGCGCCGGCACGCCGGTCGGCAACCTGCTGACCACGGTCGGCACCGGCCTCGGCACGGCCGGCGCGCAGATCGGCGGCGCGACGACCAACCCGGCAGGCGCCGATCTCGGCAACGTCGTGACGCAACTCGGCAACACGGTCGCGAGCGTCGGCGGCCTGCTCGGCGGCAGTACGGGCAGCTCCAGCAGCGGTTTGGGCGGCACGGGCGGGACCAGCGGCAGCGGCCCGCTCGCACCCGTGACGAACCTGCTCGGCTCGCTCGGTTCCATCGGCGGGACAAGTGGCACCGGCAGCGGAACCGGCGGCACCGGCGCAAGCGGTCCTCTCGCACCGGTGACCAACCTGCTCGGTTCGATCGGCGGAAGCAGCACCGGCGCCGGCGGCCTGCTGGCGCCGGTCACGAACCTCGTCAATTCGCTGACGCCGCTCGGCGCGAGCCTCACCGGCACGGTCACCGCGCCGGGCGGTGGCGTGACCGGCAACCTGACCGGCGCGCTGACGAACGGACCGGTCGGCACGCTTGCCGGTTCGCTGACGTCGCCGGCCGGCGCCACCGGCGCCGGCGTCACGGCGAGTCCGGGCGGCGTGATCACGACGATGACGACCCCGGGCGGCAGCGGCACCAGCACCGCGACAGGCGGCCTGACCGGCGGCACGGCAGGCACGACCAACCTGCTCGCGCCGGTGACGAACTTGGTCGGCGGCCTGCTCGGCGGCGCCGTACCGAAGTAA
- a CDS encoding carboxymuconolactone decarboxylase family protein: protein MSEQDREQGKARRTDVMGEAFVERAMRDLDGFSRPLQDWLNEHAWGSTWQRGGIDLKTRSLCTCAMLAALGRSTELKGHVRGALNNGASLVEIREVLLHSALYAGAPAAVEAFRSAREVIAELGLTLPGNED, encoded by the coding sequence ATGAGCGAACAGGACAGGGAACAGGGCAAGGCGCGTCGCACCGACGTGATGGGCGAGGCCTTCGTCGAGCGGGCGATGCGCGATCTCGACGGATTTTCGCGGCCGCTGCAGGACTGGCTGAACGAGCACGCGTGGGGCAGCACGTGGCAGCGCGGCGGCATCGATCTGAAGACGCGCAGCCTGTGCACGTGCGCGATGCTGGCCGCGCTGGGCCGCAGCACCGAGCTGAAGGGCCACGTGCGCGGCGCGCTCAACAACGGCGCAAGCCTCGTCGAGATTCGCGAGGTGCTGCTGCACAGCGCGCTGTACGCGGGCGCGCCGGCGGCGGTCGAAGCATTCCGCAGCGCGCGCGAGGTGATCGCGGAACTCGGCCTGACGCTGCCCGGCAACGAGGACTGA